tattttattttattttttagtcactagtaaaacaataaaatctattctatctgatttttggattgactttggataaattcttgttaaaactacaaagtaattcaatcaagagcagtgagtgatttactttcattttcatacattaaagacactgacagcagagctagtaaattaggcgcggtcactttaagagacaaatgcatccattataaagatacacatccgatttctttccaactctttactttcactgaagacataactacagactttttcgaacacactttccaagacaatatttagtatgtatttgttgtcggtacaaaagcaagaagactttgagacgcgtctctgcttgctccctgaacaccagaacaccgcgctgctgaattgagctcttttacttttcgctctttttcatatgtttatttaaaatgcgatttgtatttgttcgttcaggtgcaggaggacgcaaacgtcctgaaggagagctcgattcagtgttgcgcgagtaaccagctgctcagttcaactttcccgcattgcggggctgaagccaacttgatgtgttgaatgctcggagcacgttataaagcgtattcttaaaatacacatttctgttttaataaatgctcatattaaaacatagcattacacataagtaggtacaaaaataatcagtgatacatttacgaccccataaaaatttgggtcgcaatggcatttcaaaaggtcgcagtgtagttccctgtgtaaacaactaaactgttatgaaaacgtccgcgaaactgtgcgaatttctgcaaactcatcgttgttctcttttctttgtaactgctgctttgtttagctgttgcgcttgcatttgccgcggctttttaaaatggctcggcagcttctgcatagatcaacctaccctcaaagattcgctctgattgtatctcttctccattcgtccctcccatatattttcgtctcatttttattagttgactaaagtgtcagttatatttcgtcacgtttttcgtcatcatatctgactttttatttagtttttatttagttttcgtccgtgaaaaaggttagttgacgaatatttttcgtcatagtcttcgtcaacgaaattaacactgtcaAACATCTAATTCAGCTGATTCCTTCAAACACGTtgcattcaggaacaaaacaagatgtatcttataataaaagaaaagcaACATGCAATAAAATGTTACCAATTTATGCCATAAACTAacttttttaatctaatttaatgcATATGTTGCAATGCATTTATTAACCGTAAATAAGAATGGTTCTTAATACTCAACATATTTATTAATGGCACCTTTATCTATATTCAAACTTACACTGAAACCCTCAATTAAACATAAATTACAGTGATAAACACAACTGTCTTTAGTGTTCACATcgcgacatttttttttttttttttttttgctaaatgtagCTTTGAGAGAGGTTGGAAATGACCCCAATTTCCTTGTAGTAATTACGGCAATCTTCCTGTGTGACACCGCAGGCCAGACCTCCAATCTCTGTGGGCTTCTCTCCTTGCCGCATTGACTCTCCTTTGCACCCATCATTTAATTACCTCAATTAAAGCAGTAATTAATCATCTGCCTAAGAATCCATTACTAGCCAATGACTGAAATTGTCCTGTAATCAAAAGCTTTGGCTTGACTCTCAGGTCAATCGTGCTGCCGAAGCACAAGAGAAAGTGCACTCTCATCATTTTGCATGATGTTTACCAGACGCCGCTGTGGCCTTATACTGGATGACTGACAGCTCCACGTCTCCTAATGAGAAGAGCTTCAGACCCTGAGCCATAACTGTGAGCAGCATCGTTAAAGTGCAATACGTTAAAAACACTGCTGAGCAATTAACGGTGGCATGTCAACATGAAATGTTCTCACCTGCCACTGTTTATCTCATGCTACTTCAGATTGTTTGGCACGGAAAGTTGAATTACAACTTTTAATTGTGAGGTCATGTTAGTCAAAGTTTCATACTGtacatcaaaacaaaaaacaaaaaaatgtcccTGCCTCTGCACGCAGCCTACTGTATTTTATGATTAATGTTCAAAGATGGCTCATGTATGGCAAAGCCTGGCTAAATACAGAAAAACATACACAGGGACTAAAACGAACACTTGCCAAGTGCCAAATGAAAGTCAAAATTGGCATTGATGAGAATGAAACATTGgtttatactttatattaattCTAACAATAACTgagaatatattatattttagcatTGATAATCATATCACAAAGACTGCATTGTAATTATAGAAATATGTGATTTGATGTGTTGTATTGTAATGTCTCTTATGCAAACTATCATTTTCAGCGACTGAAGCATCTTTTGTGAGCCTTGGCCGAGAGAAAATGCTTGTGCTtatggatcatgtttagatatggcttcttttttgacctatagatttttagccggcaacggtgatgataacttcaaactctttgcaatttttctctgagaaactcctttctgatattgctccactattttttgtcGCAGCATTGgtggaattggtgatcctctgcccatcttgacttctgagagacactgccactcttagaggctctttttatacccaattatcttaccaataaaaaatatttggctattaataataatattaatattattcaaattatatttacatgaTAATTCttattaaattgtatattatttatatttaagttatTTGGCTACACACACTTAACTATTAATAGAACTATTAATAcagcttaaaatataaaaatactgacattatgcttataaaaatatatttataatatgaacaattatttgattaataatggatgtgtataaaatgaaaaatataaaatatgctattttctcacattttaagctaataaaaaaatccatatgaagattaataataacaaacaatatatttaaaattgcaaaTATTGCCATGATAATACttgataaaaatctaaaaaaattaatatgaacaagttatttgataaaaatggatgtgtataaaataaaactatatattttgacattttaatctaataatttaatttaataatttatataaaattaataaaattttataatttaatgccAATCATTGGAGTTGtataaaatgaaacattatattttcacatttttagctaatatattattattaataattaaatctaTATCATTTTAACTGCAAATAGTGAAAtaaggtattatatatatataatgcttttaTTTCAGCAGTTGCATTTTTGCTATAAAAAAGTCACAGAACAATTGTTGGTCTGCAGTTCAAAGTcatctttacatatttaaatgttggATTTTAAGGACTTTGTGCTGAACAAAGAATGAGTCACGTCTCCAGCTGAAACACAGTCCTTTCTTGACTGGAATTAATGATTTCTCATCTGAATTTGAGGTCAAGCAGCACTCAGACTCAAATATGTTAGTCAAGGCCAAATTCAGCCAAAAAAGCCTCAATACTCTTAAGTTAACACATTAGCCACAGAATAACTTACAAATCGCACACTGTTTCAGGGTTATACACACATCTCAAAGATTCAAAAAACATGAATATACAGATATTTTGCACTGCATAAAATGGACACATTAAAAGCACAAAAGAAACCCAATTACAGTTGCTGTGCCTGATGCCACTTTGCTCTGTGATGAAGTAGATTGTAATGTATTCCCTCAGGTGCAATGATCTTGGGTGTAAAGATCCATTAAGCCTCTCAGTCTGTTTTAAAACGCCCATCAAGGTCACTGGCTTTGGATGGCTTGGCATCGTAAATGTTTCTGAATGCTGGAGTTGAGGGTAGAGATGTGATCCGGCTGTCGCTGTTATGACTAATGAGCTGTTTTGACAATCAGGTTGTCCTGGAAACTTAAGCCTATCTGCGGAGGCATCTAAATAATATGCACGCGGTGAATGCATTAGACATTTGGGTTACAGAAGGACAAAGCTTGCCTAGGTGCTCAAACTAACGACTGTATTTAGTACTAGTATATCTAGATATAAGATAAGTTTGGTCTAGTGCTGAGAAAATGGCTTTAAAGATATGTATTgtgattgaaaaataaatgtaacattatattttaaaatgtttagctGATGAAAAATGCCATGTATTACttttaatcataaaatatatttattcattgcaAATGCCGACATGaaaaattgcataaaataaatgtgttgttgaattaataataaaaaggatGTGTGCAAAACAAAAGCTTGTATTgtcattatatattttgaatgaaagcttatgttttcatattttaatcgaataaaaaactattttactattaacaatcaaatcaaaaataaaatggaattatgAGAATTCTTATTAAACgatatagcacacacacacacacacacacacacacacacacacttgtattatgcatttaattgatttattttatatttctatcaTTGAAATGTGACAGAACGACTCTTAGTCTTATGTTCAATTTAAAGTAACCTTTACAAATGTGCTGCTAAAGTGAAATGAAATCACATTTTGAGAAAATGGCGTAAAAATATATGCATCATtattgaaatctacagatgcaaatagatTGAGTGCAACACAATAAACACTTATATGTGTATGTGGGGTGTTCCCTTCCCCtagtctgaaataaaatatttaatgcaagcaaaatagctaaaaaaaaaccaaatctgacaaagtgtaataaaacaacaacaacaaaaatcaatgaTTTTGTCACCTTACATTAAAATAAGACAAAGTGCATGCTAATAGCCtacaaaaataatcatttaataaagATATATGTTTCAGACAGAAGTCTTACCATCTTACCCAAAGTACATTTATCTTGTTTTCCAGGAGAAAAACAgataaacataaacaataatgttCCTGTTGCTCTAACAGTACTAGCAACACAGATGGgtttgataaaagcatctaccaaacgcattagggatgcacgataatatcggcacaatatcggtatcggccgataaaagcttaaaatgaccattatcggtatcggcctgTACAAAATTCCCTGCTTTACGCATGCGCGAGTCCAGACTTGTCCAGACTTGTCTGGTGCATGCGCAAAAGTTTTCAGTTAGACGCTACTGTCCAGCATAATAGTTTGATACGGAGTTTCCCTGGCTTTATTCCTTTAAAGTCTGTTTTTCCTTTGTGTGGTATTGCTGTGCGTTTATAACTccgtaagtaataatatttattatcataGTAGATGTGTTTCAGAGTGTGTCATAGcgtaattcagtttattttacctCAGGAAAATAATTGCATCAATATAAGTACCATAGATGTAATCCTCACGTATATGacgaatttatttgtttatttgcaatcaaagatgcttatttatttgtttaagagCATCGCTTGTCATATGtgtcaatgtaaatatttatttagtctctgaccagcattttaataattattacaatgagCACAGCGGAGCGCTAGAacagcgcgcgcacacacagtgTAATTTGACACCACTTGTAAGCAGCAGCAGTCCCGGTCTGCTAATAAAGCTGCATAAGTGTTCAAATGTGAAAATAAGctcttgtttattttgtttactatttcaTCAGACAATTAGTTCTATGTAGAGTTCCTAtatcatacagtatattgttttaTCTTTGCATCTGTCATTTCTCATTTCATATTATAACATGTATATCTAtcatctttatttgttttctgacagaAACCACATTTTGTGCATATtcacacaaataaacattcaGACTTGACATGTTCACTCTGGAGTAGCTGCAGTTCTTTCTAACCGGAGAAATAGGCCAGCTGAGTTCCAACCACCCAACTGCGCACAGAATATCCCACAaattggtccttcgagccggatcggGACATCAGCTGCGCTATGGCTACATCCAGAGATTACTATGAGGGAGAACAAGTACCAGATCCTCGTCCAAGTCGTACCCGGCGGGTACCCACCTACTTGGAGGATTATGTGCTTGATTATCCACATCTGATGCATGCTCATCCATCACCAGCAGATGGCACTCAAGGAATACCTAATGTAAGCCAGGACCCATATAAGGGCTATATTACTCCTCCTCCCTTGGAGAGAGACTTTGAAGGTGGAAACCTGCACCACTTGGAGGCACGATGGAGAGATTTAAGCAGTGAGATGAGAGAGCTTCAGATCAGAATGGACAGTGCTAGACAAGCATCCTTCGCTTCTCGATCTCCTGTTTATGCACATTATAAGAGCATTTCTCAGGCTGAACTCAAGAACATGGGATTACAACCTTCTATGACTGTAGCATCATCTCCACACTATGAGGAAACACTCTATCATGAGCCCCCTATGCAGCAGCGCCCACAATCAAGCATGCAGCCAAGTAATATAGCTCGTGTAGCTTCTCTGCCAGGGCCGAAACCTCAAAGGCTGCTTTCTGAACTCCGACGGGCAGACTCATGGCCTCCTACAGCTGCCCAGCCTGCCCATCCTCAGATACAGCATCAGCCAAGCCTGATACAGCCTGCGCCTTCTCGTGTGCAGCCCCAACGTCAGCCAGTTGCTGCACAATCTGTTCCAGTCACACTGCCGCCACAATACCAGCAGACAGTGCCAGCTCCAGTTCAGCCTGTGCCAATTCAACCAACAATGCATCTGCATCACCCTTTTCaaccaccacctcctcctcctcggcCTGGACCACAATCACAACATTATCATCCTACAAACAATGTGACGCCTGGACTGATGGAGATGGTCATTGCTTCTTCCTATGGCATACCAAAACCAAGGCTGGCAGTATTTTCATCAGGGAAGGAAAGTGATTTCCTGATGCTCAAGAAAGGGTTGGACAGCGTCCTTGGCCCACACAGACATTTAACAGAGGACTATAAGTATCAAGTGCTTTTGGATCACCTACATCTGCCTGCTGCTTACCAGGTAGCTAAGAGGTATGTCAACAGCCCATATCCTTACACCAGTGCCATGCAGGCTCTTGAACAGAGATACGGTCAACCAAGACAATTAATTCAGAGCGAGCTTAGAGCAATCCTTAATGCTCCAGCTATTCGACCAGGTGATGCACAGGGATTTGAAGACTTTGCAGCAGCTGTTAACACACTTGTGGGCATGTTGAACACAATGGAAGGGCCATCTAGATATGAGCTGCAGTGTGGTTCCCACGTTGACACTTTACTGACCAAACTTCCTGTCAGTTACAGAGACTCATTCATAGAATACTGTCTCAACCAGCACATCATCATGAGTGGCAGTTCTAGAACTTATACATTGTCAGAATTTTCGGAGTGGCTGGAAAGGAAGTCCCAGGCCATTCAGATATCTCGACGGGTAACAGGGCCAGTGCAACCAGAAGCCTTTCGGCGAGAACAGAAATTCCTTCCTCACTCTAAAGCCAAGTCAGCCACAATTCTCACAGGCAGTGAACAACCTCAAGCCATCAATTTGCCCTCTAGCTCATCCACAGGATCTAAAATGGCAGCTACAGCTAAAAAGCAGGATCGCTTTAAGCCCTTTTGTCCCTTCTGCAACAACCATGAACATTACCTCAATGCTTGTCCAGCTTTTTGCAGGTTGAACCACACTCAAAGGGGAAGCTGGGTGAAGGACCACAATAAATGCTGGAGGTGTGGACGAGGTCACAAACCAGACAGCTGTACTCTTAAGAGAGCGTGTTCTACATGTGGGGGACTCCACTTGCCCGTTCTACATGAAGTTGCAGTTGCTGTGGAGAATCAGAGCATACTAACAGTGAGCACAACCAATTCTCAAGTTTACTTGGATCAAACCAGTCACTCAGGCAGAGTCATGCTGAAAGTAGTTCCAGTAAGACTTCGCAGCGGCAAAAGGTTTCTGGACACTCATGCAGTGCTGGACGACGGGTCTGAAAAAACAATCATACTACCTGCAGCAGCCAAACATCTGCATTTAGAAGGACCTGAGGAAGTGCTGGCTCTTAGAACAATAAGACACGACCTTGTTCACCTGAGAGGTACCACCGTCTCCTTTGAGGTATCAGCTCTGTCACACCTGAATGTAAAACACCAGATTCATAAAGCTTTCACAGCTGCAGATCTTAATCTTGCTGAGCAGTCTTGTCCAGTAGACACGCTGAAGAGAAGATATGGACACCTCAGGGACATTCCTTTACAAAGCTTCACCAAAGTACAGCCTCTGCTGCTCATAGGATCAGATTATCCGCAGCTGATTACACCAAACTGCCCAATTCGTATGGGTCCGCTTGGTAGCCCTATAGCAGTACACACACAGCTTGGCTGGACAGTGCAAGGACCAACAACCTTTTTCCAGCAACCCTCAAACATAAGCTCATGCCTTCACACCACATTCCTTTCACCTACACAAGAGTTACGTCAACATGTGGAGCGACTGTGGCAGCTTGACATACTGCCATCAAGGAACGAAAAAGAAGTAGTCCGTTCTAAACAAGATAAAGCTGCACTTGCCATGTTGGAACAGAAAACGGTACAAGTAACAGTTGATGGTGTGAATCGCTACGCTACTCCACTGCTGCGAAAAGTGGATGCACCCAAATTTCAGGCTTCACCAAATGCTGTcatggctcttttaagagccacagaACGCCGCTTGATTAAGGACACTAACCTGGCAAATGTGTATAACAAGGAGATTCACAAACTTGAAGAGGCTGGCTATGCAGTCCGAATAACCAGTGCAGAAGCAGCCAATTCCACTGAGTCATGGTTTGTTCCTCACCACATTGTGCACCACAATGGCAAAGACCGTGTGGTGTTTAATTGCTCTTTCAGCCATCTGCAGACAAACCTAAATGACAATCTACTGCCTGGTCCCACCCTTGGTCCACCACTGCTGGGAGTCCTGCTTAGATTCAGACAGCATGCTGTTGCCATAAGTGGAGACATACGAGCCATGTTTCACCAGATCAGACTGCTACCTGAAGATCAGCCACTGCTCCGCTTTCTTTGGAGGGACATGGAAAGAGAGCGCTCCCCTGACATCTATGAATGGAGAGTATTACCATTTGGGACCACATGTAGTCCATGCTGTGCCACATATGCTCTCCAGAGGCATGTCAGAGACAACACTGAGGGCAATGA
This genomic window from Carassius gibelio isolate Cgi1373 ecotype wild population from Czech Republic chromosome A6, carGib1.2-hapl.c, whole genome shotgun sequence contains:
- the LOC128016040 gene encoding uncharacterized protein LOC128016040; protein product: MATSRDYYEGEQVPDPRPSRTRRVPTYLEDYVLDYPHLMHAHPSPADGTQGIPNVSQDPYKGYITPPPLERDFEGGNLHHLEARWRDLSSEMRELQIRMDSARQASFASRSPVYAHYKSISQAELKNMGLQPSMTVASSPHYEETLYHEPPMQQRPQSSMQPSNIARVASLPGPKPQRLLSELRRADSWPPTAAQPAHPQIQHQPSLIQPAPSRVQPQRQPVAAQSVPVTLPPQYQQTVPAPVQPVPIQPTMHLHHPFQPPPPPPRPGPQSQHYHPTNNVTPGLMEMVIASSYGIPKPRLAVFSSGKESDFLMLKKGLDSVLGPHRHLTEDYKYQVLLDHLHLPAAYQVAKRYVNSPYPYTSAMQALEQRYGQPRQLIQSELRAILNAPAIRPGDAQGFEDFAAAVNTLVGMLNTMEGPSRYELQCGSHVDTLLTKLPVSYRDSFIEYCLNQHIIMSGSSRTYTLSEFSEWLERKSQAIQISRRVTGPVQPEAFRREQKFLPHSKAKSATILTGSEQPQAINLPSSSSTGSKMAATAKKQDRFKPFCPFCNNHEHYLNACPAFCRLNHTQRGSWVKDHNKCWRCGRGHKPDSCTLKRACSTCGGLHLPVLHEVAVAVENQSILTVSTTNSQVYLDQTSHSGRVMLKVVPVRLRSGKRFLDTHAVLDDGSEKTIILPAAAKHLHLEGPEEVLALRTIRHDLVHLRGTTVSFEVSALSHLNVKHQIHKAFTAADLNLAEQSCPVDTLKRRYGHLRDIPLQSFTKVQPLLLIGSDYPQLITPNCPIRMGPLGSPIAVHTQLGWTVQGPTTFFQQPSNISSCLHTTFLSPTQELRQHVERLWQLDILPSRNEKEVVRSKQDKAALAMLEQKTVQVTVDGVNRYATPLLRKVDAPKFQASPNAVMALLRATERRLIKDTNLANVYNKEIHKLEEAGYAVRITSAEAANSTESWFVPHHIVHHNGKDRVVFNCSFSHLQTNLNDNLLPGPTLGPPLLGVLLRFRQHAVAISGDIRAMFHQIRLLPEDQPLLRFLWRDMERERSPDIYEWRVLPFGTTCSPCCATYALQRHVRDNTEGNEEVVESIQQSFYVDNCLQSLQCQHQAKKLIDKMRTLLNTGGFDIRQWASNVPDVIAHLPFEAKSEGCELWLSANKTDPQESALGLMWHCSQDTFSYKHRPVSTNGETSMRTVYRILASQYDPLGYIIPFTTRAKILVQTLWKRVESWDEPLPADLLSEWHAWEEELPNLQKITIPRCYTPACNNTSSTLDIHVFCDASEKAYGSVAYLRAETDDSIQVVFIMARSRVAPKKQLSVPRLELCAALSGAQLAKTLNSELTLNIRQTVMWSDSTTVLHWINSESCTYKVFVGTRIAEIQDLVGCENWNYVDSDNNPADDITRGKTLTDLSHTCRWNQGPEFLQQSPDHWPIHPSVPVEDSDELRKSKFCGNVSINHTSLPNVDNCKSWDNLIMTTYEFLHGAAAPPMSATDRIETEMAVLKRAQTESFPDEVHALQANKPVHSNSRLSSLAPALDPDLGLIRVGGRLRKAATLPEDALHPIVLAPEHPITKLLIQDFDNRLMHAGPERVFAELRRTYWVLRGRQMVKKHQRQCAECRKWRGKPVIPKMADIPVSRLRINQPPFWSTGMDCFGPYVIKIGRRQEKRWGIIFKCLTTRCVHLDLLCNMDADSFLLALRRFIARRGKPFELICDRGTNFRGGERELSEAFAEMEPSLREQLANQKISFIFNPPHAPHFGGVWEREIKSVKASLQVVLKDHTFSEEVLSTVLIEVEGILNSKPLGYVSSDIADPDPITPNLLLMGRRDASLPQAVYGPSNLLGRRRYRHSQVIADHFWTQFLRNYLPSLQLRQKWQNITPNLAVDQVVLIADSQLPRAQWPVGKITRVLPSDDGAIRAAEVDIKGNTYIRPVAKLIVLPEMPEN